One region of Mangifera indica cultivar Alphonso chromosome 3, CATAS_Mindica_2.1, whole genome shotgun sequence genomic DNA includes:
- the LOC123211804 gene encoding uncharacterized protein LOC123211804 codes for MADTDVYMRHKLLKTEQNRANPSKFYTHFLYKALIVSIFLVILPLFPAQAPEFINQTLLTRSWELLHLLFVGIAVSYGLFSQRNNEVEKENSSPSNSPSKFENAQTYVSRLLQVSSVFDEEGEILSGSDDNKVQTWSNQYYRNEPVVVVANEHSVEQRGTGSRIGEKPLLLPVRSLKSRVSDSMNVESIRETNNKSAAHRRSNSYSGSRRFSGSSNKFKNGELGGSDHVNLEDRVNENVVLPSPIPWRSRSGRMEMKEDVGSPNPPMFNMPRSVEELELNQHEARSSRPQVPRSSRSNSTSSSPKLSPSSSLSSPKKSSSSPSISSSESQAKNSEDSIRKKCFCRPPPPPPPPPPQFTHRSSSMKASYNLNKEGSFTEKYFQRSLTSEPKDSSMSRASAMGKSVRMLRPSDQDFEDSGHVKAERWSKEVDATSMEKGGRKTVTFDQTSFKTEKLNRESMTYMPKPTFKEAPTQEKEEFIDKVMVETDVDSEIEDEEYDDETGESPIFSNTERSSNNKEASSSSVNDGPPDVDKKADEFIAKFREQIRLQRIESIKRSSAQISRNSSR; via the coding sequence atggcGGATACGGACGTCTATATGAGGCACAAACTTCTAAAAACAGAGCAAAACAGGGCAAACCCAAGTAAGTTCTATACACATTTCCTTTACAAAGCTCTCATAGTGTCAATTTTCTTAGTCATACTCCCACTTTTTCCTGCACAAGCTCCCGAATTTATCAATCAAACTCTCCTCACCAGAAGCTGGGAGCTTCTACACCTTCTCTTTGTTGGTATTGCTGTCTCTTACGGCCTCTTTAGTCAACGAAACAATGAAgtagaaaaggaaaatagtagTCCTTCAAATAGtccatcaaaatttgaaaatgctCAAACCTATGTGTCCAGACTTCTTCAAGTGTCATCAGTTTTTGATGAAGAGGGTGAAATTTTGTCGGGGTCTGATGACAACAAGGTCCAAACGTGGAGTAACCAGTACTATAGAAACGAACCTGTAGTTGTTGTAGCTAATGAGCATTCTGTTGAACAGAGAGGTACTGGTTCAAGAATCGGAGAAAAACCTCTTCTTTTACCTGTTAGGAGTTTGAAGTCGCGTGTTTCAGATTCAATGAATGTTGAATCTATCagagaaacaaataataaatctGCTGCTCACCGTAGGTCGAATTCTTATTCTGGTTCAAGAAGATTTTCAGGCAGTTCtaacaaattcaaaaatggGGAATTGGGAGGCTCGGATCATGTGAATTTGGAGGATAGAGTAAATGAAAATGTGGTTCTTCCATCTCCAATTCCATGGAGATCAAGATCAGGTAGAATGGAAATGAAAGAAGATGTTGGTAGTCCAAATCCTCCCATGTTTAATATGCCTCGTTCAGTGGAGGAACTTGAATTGAACCAACACGAAGCACGGTCTTCTAGGCCTCAAGTGCCTCGATCATCTCGATCCAATTCTACGTCTTCTTCTCCAAAACTGTCTCCTTCATCGTCTTTATCTTCTCCAAAGAAGTCATCTTCTTCACCTTCGATATCCTCCTCGGAGTCTCAAGCAAAGAATTCAGAGGACTCAATAAGGAAGAAGTGCTTTTGTCggcctcctcctcctcctcctcctccacccCCACAATTCACCCATAGATCTTCGTCCATGAAAGCTAGTTACAATTTGAATAAGGAGGGGTCATTCACTGAAAAGTATTTCCAGCGAAGCCTCACCAGCGAACCAAAGGACTCGAGTATGAGCAGGGCGAGTGCAATGGGGAAATCAGTCAGAATGCTTAGACCCAGTGATCAAGACTTTGAAGATAGTGGACATGTCAAAGCCGAGAGATGGTCTAAGGAAGTTGATGCAACTTCAATGGAGAAAGGAGGAAGAAAAACAGTAACATTCGATCAGACATCCTTCAAGACTGAGAAGCTGAACCGTGAAAGTATGACTTATATGCCAAAGCCAACTTTCAAGGAGGCTCCAACGCAAGAAAAGGAGGAGTTTATCGATAAGGTGATGGTGGAAACTGATGTAGATTCAgagattgaagatgaagaatatGATGATGAAACTGGAGAAAGTCCAATTTTTTCCAACACAGAAAGAAGCTCAAACAATAAAGAAGCAAGTTCAAGCAGTGTGAATGATGGACCTCCTGATGTTGATAAGAAGGCGGATGAGTTCATAGCCAAATTCAGAGAGCAAATAAGGCTTCAGAGAATTGAATCTATCAAGAGATCAAGTGCACAAATTAGTCGAAACTCATCAAGGTAA
- the LOC123211805 gene encoding homeobox-leucine zipper protein HAT4-like isoform X1 produces the protein MVEKDDLGLSLSLSFPQNHNSLHPNLMPSLVPSSASSSSPSSVFNLHKHFPSSDPTSNIHKPATKPSILCILLGFSHADPNSESCRVETRSFLRGIDVNRLPSQADNEDEAGVSSPNSTISTVSGKRSEREPNGEELEIERSCSRGISDEEDGDTSRKKLRLSKDQSAILEESFKEHNTLNPKQKTALAKQLGLRPRQVEVWFQNRRARTKLKQTEVDCEFLKRCCENLTDENRRLQKEVQELRALKLSPQFYMQMTPPTTLTMCPSCERVAVPPSAPSSAVDHRSHQMAQTHHRPIPIHPWARTAPMPHGLFDALRPRS, from the exons ATGGTTGAGAAAGACGATCTGGGTTTGAGTCTTAGCTTGAGCTTTCCTCAGAATCATAATTCCCTACACCCTAATCTTATGCCTTCACTGGTTCCATCGTCTGCGTCTTCGTCTTCTCCTTCTTCTGTCTTCAATCTTCACAAACACTTCCCTTCTTCAG ATCCAACCTCAAATATTCATAAGCCAGCTACCAAACCAAGTATTCTGTGTATCTTATTGGGGTTTTCACATGCAGATCCAAATTCCGAGTCCTGCCGTGTTGAGACCCGGTCTTTTCTTAGAGGAATCGACGTGAACCGGTTGCCATCTCAAGCGGATAACGAAGACGAAGCTGGTGTCTCCTCGCCTAACAGTACGATATCGACTGTGAGTGGCAAGAGAAGCGAGAGAGAACCGAATGGAGAAGAGCTTGAGATTGAGAGGTCTTGTTCTCGTGGTATCAGTGACGAAGAAGATGGTGATACTTCAAGAAAGAAGCTCAGGTTGTCTAAAGATCAGTCAGCCATTCTTGAAGAGAGCTTCAAAGAACACAACACTCTCAACCCC AAGCAAAAGACGGCCTTGGCTAAGCAGCTAGGCCTCAGACCTAGGCAAGTGGAAGTGTGGTTCCAGAACCGAAGGGCAAG GACCAAGCTGAAGCAAACAGAGGTTGACTGTGAGTTTTTAAAGAGATGCTGTGAAAATCTAACGGACGAGAACAGGAGGTTGCAGAAGGAAGTTCAAGAGCTGAGAGCACTGAAACTTTCCCCGCAATTCTACATGCAAATGACCCCACCCACAACACTCACCATGTGTCCATCATGTGAGCGTGTAGCAGTTCCACCTTCTGCCCCATCCTCTGCCGTTGATCACCGGTCCCATCAAATGGCTCAAACCCATCACAGGCCAATTCCCATCCACCCGTGGGCCCGGACAGCTCCGATGCCTCATGGACTGTTCGATGCTCTTCGTCCTAGATCGTAA
- the LOC123211805 gene encoding homeobox-leucine zipper protein HAT4-like isoform X2: MVEKDDLGLSLSLSFPQNHNSLHPNLMPSLVPSSASSSSPSSVFNLHKHFPSSDPNSESCRVETRSFLRGIDVNRLPSQADNEDEAGVSSPNSTISTVSGKRSEREPNGEELEIERSCSRGISDEEDGDTSRKKLRLSKDQSAILEESFKEHNTLNPKQKTALAKQLGLRPRQVEVWFQNRRARTKLKQTEVDCEFLKRCCENLTDENRRLQKEVQELRALKLSPQFYMQMTPPTTLTMCPSCERVAVPPSAPSSAVDHRSHQMAQTHHRPIPIHPWARTAPMPHGLFDALRPRS; the protein is encoded by the exons ATGGTTGAGAAAGACGATCTGGGTTTGAGTCTTAGCTTGAGCTTTCCTCAGAATCATAATTCCCTACACCCTAATCTTATGCCTTCACTGGTTCCATCGTCTGCGTCTTCGTCTTCTCCTTCTTCTGTCTTCAATCTTCACAAACACTTCCCTTCTTCAG ATCCAAATTCCGAGTCCTGCCGTGTTGAGACCCGGTCTTTTCTTAGAGGAATCGACGTGAACCGGTTGCCATCTCAAGCGGATAACGAAGACGAAGCTGGTGTCTCCTCGCCTAACAGTACGATATCGACTGTGAGTGGCAAGAGAAGCGAGAGAGAACCGAATGGAGAAGAGCTTGAGATTGAGAGGTCTTGTTCTCGTGGTATCAGTGACGAAGAAGATGGTGATACTTCAAGAAAGAAGCTCAGGTTGTCTAAAGATCAGTCAGCCATTCTTGAAGAGAGCTTCAAAGAACACAACACTCTCAACCCC AAGCAAAAGACGGCCTTGGCTAAGCAGCTAGGCCTCAGACCTAGGCAAGTGGAAGTGTGGTTCCAGAACCGAAGGGCAAG GACCAAGCTGAAGCAAACAGAGGTTGACTGTGAGTTTTTAAAGAGATGCTGTGAAAATCTAACGGACGAGAACAGGAGGTTGCAGAAGGAAGTTCAAGAGCTGAGAGCACTGAAACTTTCCCCGCAATTCTACATGCAAATGACCCCACCCACAACACTCACCATGTGTCCATCATGTGAGCGTGTAGCAGTTCCACCTTCTGCCCCATCCTCTGCCGTTGATCACCGGTCCCATCAAATGGCTCAAACCCATCACAGGCCAATTCCCATCCACCCGTGGGCCCGGACAGCTCCGATGCCTCATGGACTGTTCGATGCTCTTCGTCCTAGATCGTAA